A DNA window from Brassica napus cultivar Da-Ae chromosome C1, Da-Ae, whole genome shotgun sequence contains the following coding sequences:
- the LOC106356230 gene encoding uncharacterized protein LOC106356230 isoform X1, with the protein MLSPVLASVSLEKLLECQSVAMLLLLKLRHLQLMTMMTWIILVTRLRRKRKLQRRGRLLRRTPRSPKRKNWYQLVTVSRSSRSCSHNIELTGPKFNRPKQFSICEEKVTIL; encoded by the exons ATGCTTTCCCCAGTGCTAGCAAGTG TTTCCCTGGAAAAGCTGTTGGAGTGTCAATCGGTTGCTATGCTGCTCCTGCTCAAGCTGAG GCACCTGCAGCTGATGACGATGATGACATGGATCATTTTGGTGACGAGACTGAGGAGGAAAAGAAAGCTGCAGAGGAGAGGGAGGCTACTAAGAAGGACACCAAGAAGCCCAAAGAGA AAAAACTGGTACCAGTTGGTTACGGTGTCAAGAAGCTCACGATCATGCTCACATAATATTGAGCTTACAGGCCCAAAGTTTAACCGACCCAAACAATTTAGTATTTGTGAGGAAAAAGTTACTATTTTGTAA
- the LOC106356230 gene encoding elongation factor 1-beta 2-like isoform X2 yields MLSPVLASGTIAFFPGKAVGVSIGCYAAPAQAEAPAADDDDDMDHFGDETEEEKKAAEEREATKKDTKKPKEKKLVPVGYGVKKLTIMLT; encoded by the exons ATGCTTTCCCCAGTGCTAGCAAGTGGTACGATTGCCTT TTTCCCTGGAAAAGCTGTTGGAGTGTCAATCGGTTGCTATGCTGCTCCTGCTCAAGCTGAG GCACCTGCAGCTGATGACGATGATGACATGGATCATTTTGGTGACGAGACTGAGGAGGAAAAGAAAGCTGCAGAGGAGAGGGAGGCTACTAAGAAGGACACCAAGAAGCCCAAAGAGA AAAAACTGGTACCAGTTGGTTACGGTGTCAAGAAGCTCACGATCATGCTCACATAA
- the LOC106356230 gene encoding uncharacterized protein LOC106356230 isoform X3 — MLSPVLASVSLEKLLECQSVAMLLLLKLRHLQLMTMMTWIILVTRLRRKRKLQRRGRLLRRTPRSPKRVDSHLCSWK, encoded by the exons ATGCTTTCCCCAGTGCTAGCAAGTG TTTCCCTGGAAAAGCTGTTGGAGTGTCAATCGGTTGCTATGCTGCTCCTGCTCAAGCTGAG GCACCTGCAGCTGATGACGATGATGACATGGATCATTTTGGTGACGAGACTGAGGAGGAAAAGAAAGCTGCAGAGGAGAGGGAGGCTACTAAGAAGGACACCAAGAAGCCCAAAGAGA GTGGATAGTCATTTGTGCTCATGGAAGTAG
- the LOC106356230 gene encoding elongation factor 1-beta 2-like isoform X4: MLSPVLASGTIAFFPGKAVGVSIGCYAAPAQAEAPAADDDDDMDHFGDETEEEKKAAEEREATKKDTKKPKESG, from the exons ATGCTTTCCCCAGTGCTAGCAAGTGGTACGATTGCCTT TTTCCCTGGAAAAGCTGTTGGAGTGTCAATCGGTTGCTATGCTGCTCCTGCTCAAGCTGAG GCACCTGCAGCTGATGACGATGATGACATGGATCATTTTGGTGACGAGACTGAGGAGGAAAAGAAAGCTGCAGAGGAGAGGGAGGCTACTAAGAAGGACACCAAGAAGCCCAAAGAGA GTGGATAG
- the BNAC01G29360D gene encoding uncharacterized protein BNAC01G29360D, with product MVSWLMTLKAVLISSGVASVGVLLKVYVPMAVDFSVSQAPVLWSSLLSWLKPPYLYVLTNGIIITIVASSKYYRNSSHHGQEGDESASPRMLEVKDLNPDAQFSFVAAYPPSPKLEPEAFMAVVYDDHEEETEEEEIIDAVAMMEDESELKSVIMVENFDLVGSGGDEDAMLASANSNRMTESENLPPKDSRFGHRESVKASTKGGRRGVLRVTKPKQNDTLENTWKMIKEGKSTTLPRQLYRRSDTFSRGNSGEANPVYRKSETFRDRTNHYQSQVRKDPSLSQDELNRRVEAFIKKFNEDMKLQRMESLRQYKEITDHAV from the exons ATGGTTTCGTGGCTGATGACTCTCAAGGCGGTGCTAATCTCGAGCGGCGTCGCTTCCGTCGGAGTATTGCTCAAGGTCTATGTTCCGATGGCTGTTGATTTCTCCGTGTCGCAAGCTCCGGTCCTGTGGAGCTCTTTGCTTTCGTGGCTGAAACCGCCGTATCTCTACGTCCTCACAAACGGAATCATCATCACAATCGTTGCGTCTTCGAAGTATTACCGGAACTCAAGCCACCATGGACAGGAAGGCGATGAATCAGCTTCTCCGCGGATGCTGGAGGTGAAGGATTTGAATCCGGATGCGCAATTCAGTTTTGTAGCGGCGTATCCACCGTCTCCAAAACTGGAACCGGAGGCCTTTATGGCGGTTGTGTATGACGACCACGAGGAGGAGACGGAGGAAGAGGAGATAATAGATGCTGTGGCGATGATGGAAGATGAATCGGAGCTTAAGAGCGTGATTATGGTGGAAAATTTCGATTTGGTTGGATCTGGTGGAGATGAGGATGCCATGTTGGCGTCGGCAAATTCAAATCGGATGACTGAATCGGAAAATCTCCCTCCCAAGGATTCAAGATTTGGCCACCGGGAGTCGGTGAAAGCTAGTACAAAAG GTGGAAGAAGAGGTGTGTTGAGAGTGACGAAGCCAAAGCAGAACGATACACTGGAGAATACTTGGAAGATGATAAAAGAAGGTAAGTCAACGACGTTGCCCAGACAGCTATACCGGAGATCAGACACATTTAGCCGTGGAAATTCCGGCGAGGCGAATCCGGTTTACAGGAAATCGGAGACGTTTAGGGACAGGACTAACCATTACCAGTCTCAGGTGAGGAAAGATCCCTCACTGAGTCAGGACGAGTTGAATCGCCGAGTTGAGGCATTTATTAAGAAGTTTAATGAGGATATGAAGTTGCAGAGGATGGAGTCACTGCGACAGTACAAAGAGATAACCGATCACGCGGTTTAG